One genomic region from Leptospira inadai serovar Lyme str. 10 encodes:
- a CDS encoding adenylate/guanylate cyclase domain-containing protein, producing the protein MSLKHKTDVQISIFSWFLSLFLIFSLPLIAEETVSASHWKDIDLKRLDWYSLEGFRPEYKNGFEESTNKIRKIESFPVVLNAIYDSAISSGTKEFTLQTRFVLQEDPKQYYFTEPISLFINSIGENWEIFLNGHLLKSEVHLASDGQIERRRTIRELRLPLDSSLLKQGTNRLVFRLIGDAPAVSLPELIAPRNPDLGFYVDGEYSINQNVDFTRKAGVLLNLSLNTIYVFFGLYHLLIFSKRTTDKYNLYFGVFSIAMAVYSLSRSSLSFEVVADTAVITRVEYGSVALLASLFLLFLHDYFYGRALPNLPILMIAGWSFAIFFFSLLAPFRFLMTSLRLWQFSMVPTLLYLLYFIGKAVYLRKKDASLMAISMFVIVFIAVYDILDSVFFQLGIRFTQFAYLLFVISLTTILANRFIELYKQSEDLNIELSHQKLELARQKNAFFRFVPMQFLSVLGKDSAVDVNLGDSALREMSVLFTDIRSFTTISEKMTPEENFRFINGYLASMEPLIQKYDGFVDKFMGDAILALFSAERAVQSPDQWEGKSAADRAVYAAIAMKKRIRELDVEVKGGHLKGVRIGIGINTGNLMLGTVGSSDRLDTTVIGDTVNVASRLESLTSLYKADILITQQTLASLTISDDVAIREVDSVVVKGKSQPIIIYEVYEADDPHIRKLKEATLPLVSRGIILYKVGNFKDSLVNFEQALKVFPEDIVAILYRKRCQEYIETPPLGNWVGVQHLLEK; encoded by the coding sequence ATGTCGCTTAAACACAAGACGGACGTTCAAATTTCGATTTTTTCTTGGTTTCTCTCCCTTTTCTTAATTTTCTCTCTTCCTTTGATCGCCGAAGAGACCGTATCGGCGTCGCATTGGAAAGATATAGATCTCAAACGACTCGATTGGTACTCGTTGGAAGGGTTCCGTCCCGAGTATAAAAACGGATTCGAGGAATCTACGAACAAAATCAGGAAGATCGAATCTTTTCCCGTTGTTTTGAATGCGATTTACGATAGCGCGATTTCCAGCGGGACAAAGGAATTCACTCTTCAGACGCGCTTCGTACTACAGGAAGATCCGAAGCAATATTACTTCACCGAGCCGATTTCGCTGTTCATCAATTCCATAGGAGAAAACTGGGAAATTTTTCTCAACGGTCATTTGCTAAAAAGCGAAGTTCATTTGGCTTCGGACGGGCAGATCGAGCGAAGAAGAACGATTCGTGAACTTCGGTTGCCATTGGACTCTAGCTTATTAAAGCAGGGGACGAATCGTTTGGTATTTCGTTTAATCGGTGACGCGCCGGCAGTCTCCCTCCCGGAACTTATAGCTCCGCGAAATCCGGATCTCGGTTTTTATGTGGACGGCGAATATTCGATAAACCAGAACGTGGATTTTACGCGAAAAGCGGGCGTCCTATTAAATCTAAGTCTAAACACGATATACGTTTTTTTCGGTTTATATCACTTGCTGATTTTTTCAAAGCGGACCACGGACAAATACAATCTTTACTTCGGCGTTTTTTCGATCGCGATGGCTGTTTATTCTCTTAGTCGTTCTTCCCTTTCCTTCGAAGTCGTCGCGGATACCGCCGTGATAACGAGGGTGGAATACGGATCCGTAGCTTTACTAGCCTCTTTATTTCTACTTTTCCTACATGATTATTTTTACGGGCGAGCGCTACCGAATCTTCCGATTCTGATGATCGCAGGTTGGAGTTTCGCGATTTTCTTCTTCTCCTTATTGGCGCCGTTTCGGTTTCTTATGACAAGCTTGCGCCTCTGGCAATTTTCGATGGTGCCCACTTTATTATATCTTTTGTATTTCATCGGCAAGGCTGTGTATTTACGAAAGAAAGATGCCTCGTTAATGGCGATCAGTATGTTCGTCATAGTATTTATTGCGGTCTACGATATACTCGATTCGGTCTTCTTTCAGCTCGGAATTCGATTTACGCAATTCGCATATCTTTTATTCGTAATATCCTTAACGACAATCTTAGCGAATCGTTTCATCGAACTTTATAAGCAGTCCGAAGATTTAAATATAGAACTCAGTCATCAAAAGCTGGAATTGGCCCGACAAAAGAACGCTTTCTTCCGATTTGTTCCCATGCAATTCTTAAGCGTTCTAGGAAAAGATTCGGCGGTAGACGTGAACTTGGGGGATTCCGCGCTTCGTGAAATGAGCGTTTTGTTTACCGATATTCGGTCTTTCACAACGATCTCCGAAAAAATGACTCCGGAGGAAAATTTCCGATTTATCAACGGCTATCTGGCGAGCATGGAACCTCTGATTCAAAAATACGACGGCTTCGTGGATAAGTTCATGGGAGATGCGATTTTGGCCCTTTTCTCCGCCGAGCGTGCCGTTCAATCCCCGGATCAATGGGAAGGGAAGTCGGCTGCGGATCGTGCGGTTTATGCTGCGATCGCGATGAAGAAACGGATTCGCGAATTGGATGTAGAGGTCAAGGGAGGACATCTAAAAGGAGTAAGAATCGGAATAGGAATTAACACCGGTAATTTAATGTTGGGAACCGTAGGTTCTTCGGACCGACTGGATACGACTGTCATTGGCGACACGGTTAACGTAGCTTCTAGATTAGAGAGTCTTACGAGTCTATATAAAGCCGATATTCTGATAACCCAACAGACGTTAGCAAGCTTGACAATTTCGGATGATGTTGCGATTCGCGAAGTGGATTCCGTTGTGGTGAAAGGAAAAAGTCAGCCCATCATTATTTACGAAGTCTATGAAGCCGACGATCCGCATATTCGTAAACTAAAGGAAGCGACATTGCCCTTAGTGTCGCGCGGAATTATCCTGTATAAAGTCGGTAACTTTAAAGACTCATTAGTAAACTTCGAACAGGCATTGAAGGTTTTTCCCGAAGATATAGTCGCGATACTGTATCGTAAACGTTGCCAAGAGTATATAGAAACTCCGCCTCTCGGGAATTGGGTCGGTGTACAACATCTATTGGAAAAATAG
- a CDS encoding alanine racemase, with product MHRINLRRWVLTILLMCVVLLAFLKPADRGAPYSEYFKSLNLELKQHGPGKPIVLLDLDRLDSNLQLLKEKLRPPLHYRIVVKSLPSLDLLRYIVRATDSDRLMVFHSEDIVMLLRDPEFRKFDILLGKPMPATALAQIFHKTSKASVEKIHWLVDTPDRAIQYLEFAKKVRCKLDLNLEIDIGLHRGGFPNPETMDKVLKLISSNPEYLSFSGFMGYEPHVASAPTILGNKITVMEEALEQSLDRYSSFIKLGRKNHPGLFERDLILNGGGSKTYRFYQKHIGIVNDVSVGSALVKPTDFDVDSLEDHTPAVFIATPVLKRLEGTTIPFLESVSFLFPIWDPNLQVTYFTYGGAFLAKKESPKGLQDNSLFGTSTNQGILNGSKTTNLYPDDYVFFRPSQSEKVMAEMGEIHLVRNGKLAGTWKCFLN from the coding sequence ATGCACAGAATTAATTTACGCAGATGGGTTCTAACGATTTTACTTATGTGTGTAGTATTATTAGCGTTTCTAAAACCTGCCGATAGAGGAGCTCCCTATTCCGAATATTTCAAATCTCTAAACTTAGAGCTTAAGCAACATGGGCCCGGTAAACCGATCGTCTTACTGGATTTAGATCGTCTAGATTCGAATTTGCAACTTTTAAAGGAAAAATTACGACCGCCTCTTCATTATAGAATCGTCGTAAAGTCTTTACCGTCCCTCGATTTACTACGATATATAGTCCGAGCGACGGATAGCGACCGTCTGATGGTTTTCCACTCGGAAGATATCGTTATGTTACTAAGGGATCCTGAATTTCGCAAATTCGATATTCTTTTAGGCAAACCGATGCCTGCGACGGCCTTAGCGCAGATCTTTCATAAGACATCGAAGGCGTCGGTAGAGAAAATTCATTGGTTAGTCGATACGCCGGATCGAGCGATTCAATATCTCGAGTTTGCAAAAAAAGTCAGGTGCAAACTCGACTTAAATTTGGAAATCGATATCGGATTGCATCGTGGCGGTTTTCCGAATCCGGAAACTATGGATAAGGTCTTGAAACTGATTTCTTCCAATCCTGAATATCTATCCTTTTCCGGGTTTATGGGATACGAGCCTCATGTCGCTTCGGCTCCGACGATTTTAGGGAATAAGATTACCGTTATGGAGGAAGCTCTAGAGCAATCATTGGATCGATATTCTTCTTTTATTAAATTGGGAAGAAAGAACCATCCCGGATTATTCGAAAGGGATCTTATTTTAAACGGAGGAGGGAGTAAAACGTATCGGTTCTATCAAAAACATATCGGAATCGTAAACGATGTTTCGGTCGGTTCCGCTCTAGTAAAGCCGACCGATTTCGATGTGGATAGTCTTGAAGATCATACGCCTGCCGTGTTTATTGCGACTCCGGTATTGAAAAGGTTGGAAGGGACTACGATTCCTTTTTTGGAATCGGTTTCCTTTCTTTTTCCGATTTGGGATCCGAATTTACAAGTTACTTATTTTACCTACGGGGGAGCCTTCCTGGCAAAGAAGGAGTCTCCGAAAGGTCTTCAAGATAACTCTCTGTTCGGTACCAGTACGAACCAGGGAATATTAAACGGATCTAAAACGACGAATCTTTATCCGGACGATTACGTGTTCTTCCGCCCGAGTCAGAGCGAAAAGGTGATGGCCGAGATGGGCGAAATTCATCTTGTGCGCAACGGAAAATTAGCGGGCACTTGGAAATGCTTTCTAAATTAA
- a CDS encoding trimeric intracellular cation channel family protein, with translation MNFSTYFDLAGVVVFAISGALAASEKKGHHSDAFSVFFTGFITAIGGGTLRDITLGNYPVSWVRDSNVLWAIFAGFLITIVFTRFLVRYRSWIFIFDTVGIGIYTVIGTKISLSYGVNPFAASILGMISAVFGGVIRDTLINEVPLIFRREIYATACLSGSILYILLSKADVNVDLNTGVSAALIILIRIIAVRYNLALPKFRLPE, from the coding sequence TTGAACTTTTCGACCTATTTCGATTTAGCCGGGGTTGTAGTATTCGCTATTTCGGGAGCTCTGGCCGCATCGGAAAAGAAAGGGCATCACAGCGACGCGTTTAGCGTTTTCTTTACCGGTTTTATTACTGCAATCGGAGGCGGGACATTAAGGGATATAACGCTCGGAAATTATCCCGTGTCTTGGGTTAGGGATTCGAATGTTCTTTGGGCGATTTTTGCGGGCTTCTTGATAACGATCGTCTTCACCCGATTTCTGGTGCGTTACCGGAGTTGGATATTTATTTTTGACACGGTCGGAATTGGCATCTATACGGTTATCGGAACCAAAATCTCTCTTTCCTACGGAGTGAATCCATTCGCAGCATCCATTCTCGGAATGATTTCGGCCGTTTTCGGCGGAGTAATTCGGGATACTCTCATCAATGAGGTACCTTTAATTTTTCGTCGGGAAATTTACGCCACTGCCTGTCTATCCGGGTCGATACTCTACATTTTGTTGAGTAAGGCGGATGTGAACGTCGATTTAAACACAGGGGTCTCCGCGGCGCTAATCATTCTCATTCGGATTATTGCGGTTCGATACAATCTCGCCCTACCGAAATTTCGTCTTCCGGAATAG
- a CDS encoding SDR family oxidoreductase translates to MKILITGASGGLGKKLAEDSFARGHEIFLTDINEKALNAFASKWKGEKNRVITSKLDISSAADWKKVMDLLYKKWERLDILMNVAGYLLPGYIYETQPKDIDRHIDINSKGLMYGTREASLRMIDQGGGHIINIASLAGVAPISGLTLYSASKFAVRGFSLAAAEELRPKNVFVTTVCPDAIKTPMLDLQKDYESASLTFSGNRYLTVEEVSDIIFRNVIPKKPLEVLVPGSRGFLAKLGGFFPFLGLLLGPALRSKGMRKQATYTV, encoded by the coding sequence ATGAAAATATTAATTACCGGTGCAAGCGGCGGATTGGGAAAAAAACTCGCCGAAGATTCTTTCGCTCGAGGGCATGAAATTTTTCTAACTGACATTAACGAAAAAGCGTTAAACGCGTTTGCCTCGAAATGGAAAGGGGAAAAGAATAGGGTCATTACATCGAAATTGGATATTAGCTCGGCTGCCGACTGGAAAAAAGTCATGGATCTTCTCTATAAAAAATGGGAGCGACTGGATATTTTGATGAATGTTGCCGGGTATTTACTCCCGGGCTATATCTATGAAACTCAACCGAAAGATATCGACCGGCACATCGATATCAATTCGAAAGGATTAATGTACGGCACAAGGGAAGCCTCTCTACGTATGATCGATCAAGGGGGAGGTCATATCATCAATATCGCATCGCTTGCGGGAGTCGCACCTATTTCCGGACTAACGCTTTACAGCGCCTCCAAATTCGCGGTGAGAGGGTTTTCTCTGGCAGCTGCCGAAGAACTCAGACCGAAAAACGTTTTCGTAACGACGGTATGTCCGGACGCGATAAAAACTCCGATGCTTGATTTGCAAAAGGATTACGAATCCGCTTCCTTAACTTTCTCCGGAAATCGATATTTGACAGTGGAAGAAGTTTCGGATATCATCTTTCGAAACGTGATCCCTAAGAAACCTTTAGAAGTTCTCGTTCCCGGTTCGAGAGGGTTTCTTGCGAAGCTAGGAGGTTTCTTCCCTTTCCTTGGCCTCTTGCTAGGACCCGCCCTTAGAAGCAAAGGCATGAGAAAGCAAGCGACGTATACGGTATAG